A region of Micromonospora sp. WMMD882 DNA encodes the following proteins:
- the rpmD gene encoding 50S ribosomal protein L30, with amino-acid sequence MARLKVTQVRSGIGTKHNQRESLRSLGLKRINDVVVKEDRPEIRGMIFAVNHLVKVEEVE; translated from the coding sequence ATGGCGCGCCTGAAGGTCACCCAGGTCCGGTCCGGGATCGGGACCAAGCACAACCAGCGTGAGTCGCTGCGGTCGCTCGGTCTCAAGCGGATCAACGACGTGGTGGTGAAGGAGGACCGCCCCGAGATCCGGGGCATGATCTTCGCGGTCAACCACCTCGTGAAGGTCGAGGAGGTCGAGTAA
- the rplO gene encoding 50S ribosomal protein L15 — MTIKVHHLRPAPGAKTAKTRVGRGEGSKGKTAGRGTKGSKARKNISPAFEGGQMPIHMRLPKMKGFKNKFKVVFQVVNLDRLAELFPNGGQVGPAELVEVGAVRKGHPVKVLGTGDLGGVALQVSAHAFSASAKDKIAAAGGSATEL; from the coding sequence ATGACGATCAAGGTCCATCACCTGCGCCCGGCTCCGGGAGCCAAGACCGCCAAGACCCGCGTGGGTCGTGGTGAGGGCTCCAAGGGCAAGACGGCCGGTCGCGGTACCAAGGGTTCGAAGGCCCGGAAGAACATCTCGCCGGCGTTCGAGGGTGGTCAGATGCCCATCCACATGCGCCTGCCGAAGATGAAGGGCTTCAAGAACAAGTTCAAGGTGGTCTTCCAGGTGGTCAACCTGGACCGGCTCGCCGAGCTCTTCCCCAACGGTGGCCAGGTCGGCCCGGCCGAGCTGGTCGAGGTCGGCGCGGTCCGTAAGGGCCACCCGGTCAAGGTGCTCGGCACCGGGGATCTCGGCGGGGTGGCGCTCCAGGTGTCGGCGCACGCGTTCAGCGCGTCGGCCAAGGACAAGATCGCCGCTGCCGGTGGTTCGGCCACCGAGCTGTAG
- the secY gene encoding preprotein translocase subunit SecY translates to MLSAFLSAFRTPDLRKKLLFTVGIIAVYRLGATLPSPGVSYANVQKCIDSMEGGSNGVFNLLNLFSGGALLSLSVFALGIMPYITASIILQLLTVVIPRLEQLRKEGQAGQAKITQYTRYLTLGLGVLQASAFVALARSGQLFNNQCDQFPIIPQGTGIPDWLTLTILVMTMTAGTGMVMWLGELITDRGVGNGMSVLIFTSISARLPSEGWQIKQTKGWGWFALVVALVLLVITAVVFIEQAQRRIPVQYAKRMIGRRMYGGTSTYIPLKVNQAGVIPVIFGSSLLYLPQLALQFFDQTDPGKTQAWIQNNLVDPTSPIYISVYFLLIIFFTYFYVSITFNPTEVADNMKKYGGFVPGIRPGKPTAEYLDFILSRITLPGALYLAAISVLPNFFFIWLDSQAYVNFPFGGTAVLIMVGVGLETVKQIESQLMQRNYEGFLR, encoded by the coding sequence TTGCTGTCCGCCTTTCTCAGTGCGTTCCGTACGCCTGACCTGCGCAAGAAGCTGCTGTTCACAGTCGGCATCATCGCGGTCTACCGGCTCGGCGCCACGCTGCCCAGCCCGGGCGTCTCGTACGCCAACGTCCAGAAGTGCATCGACAGCATGGAGGGCGGGTCGAACGGGGTCTTCAACCTCCTCAACCTCTTCTCCGGCGGCGCGCTGCTGTCGCTCTCGGTCTTCGCGCTGGGCATCATGCCCTACATCACCGCGTCGATCATCCTGCAGCTCCTGACCGTGGTCATCCCGCGACTGGAGCAGCTCCGCAAGGAGGGGCAGGCCGGTCAGGCGAAGATCACCCAGTACACCCGCTACCTGACCCTCGGCCTGGGCGTGCTCCAGGCGTCGGCGTTCGTCGCGCTGGCCCGCTCCGGGCAGCTCTTCAACAACCAGTGCGACCAGTTCCCGATCATCCCGCAGGGCACCGGCATCCCGGACTGGCTGACCCTGACGATCCTGGTCATGACCATGACCGCGGGCACCGGCATGGTGATGTGGCTCGGCGAGCTGATCACCGACCGGGGCGTCGGCAACGGCATGTCCGTCCTGATCTTCACCTCGATCTCCGCCCGCCTCCCCAGCGAGGGCTGGCAGATCAAGCAGACCAAGGGCTGGGGCTGGTTCGCGCTGGTCGTCGCGCTGGTCCTGCTGGTCATCACCGCGGTCGTCTTCATCGAGCAGGCGCAGCGCCGGATCCCGGTGCAGTACGCCAAGCGCATGATCGGCCGGCGGATGTACGGCGGCACCTCGACCTACATCCCGCTGAAGGTCAACCAGGCGGGTGTCATCCCGGTCATCTTCGGTTCGTCGCTGCTCTACCTGCCGCAGCTCGCGCTCCAGTTCTTCGACCAGACCGACCCGGGCAAGACCCAGGCGTGGATCCAGAACAACCTGGTCGACCCGACCAGCCCGATCTACATCTCGGTGTACTTCCTGCTGATCATCTTCTTCACGTACTTCTACGTCTCGATCACGTTCAACCCGACCGAGGTCGCGGACAACATGAAGAAGTACGGCGGCTTCGTGCCGGGCATCCGCCCTGGCAAGCCGACCGCCGAGTACCTCGACTTCATCCTCAGCCGGATCACCCTGCCGGGCGCGCTCTACCTCGCGGCCATCTCCGTCCTGCCGAACTTCTTCTTCATCTGGCTCGACAGCCAGGCGTACGTGAACTTCCCGTTCGGCGGCACCGCTGTGCTGATCATGGTCGGCGTCGGTCTGGAGACCGTGAAGCAGATCGAGAGCCAACTCATGCAGCGGAACTACGAAGGGTTCCTGCGGTAG
- a CDS encoding adenylate kinase, giving the protein MRLVLVGPPGAGKGTQAEFIAAHLSVPKISTGDIFRSNVSQGTPLGVEAKRYMDAGELVPDEVTINMVRDRLAEPDAGEGFLLDGFPRTTPQAAALDKLLADLGTALDLVLELVVDDDEVIRRLSGRRTCRGCGKIWHVEFDATTRDGVCDRCGAELFQRDDDRPETIATRLREYADKTAPLVDYYGAQGKLVGIDATGPVEDVTVRAIDALRSYGG; this is encoded by the coding sequence ATGCGACTCGTTCTGGTTGGACCGCCGGGGGCGGGCAAGGGCACACAGGCGGAGTTCATCGCCGCGCACCTGTCCGTCCCGAAGATCTCGACCGGCGACATCTTCCGGTCGAACGTCTCGCAGGGCACCCCGCTGGGGGTCGAGGCCAAGCGCTACATGGACGCCGGCGAGCTGGTGCCCGACGAGGTCACCATCAACATGGTCCGGGACCGGCTCGCCGAGCCGGACGCCGGTGAGGGGTTCCTGCTCGACGGCTTCCCGCGCACCACGCCGCAGGCCGCCGCGCTGGACAAACTCCTCGCCGACCTCGGTACCGCGCTGGACCTCGTCCTGGAGCTGGTCGTCGACGACGACGAGGTGATCCGGCGGCTCTCCGGCCGCCGGACCTGCCGGGGCTGCGGCAAGATCTGGCACGTCGAGTTCGACGCCACCACCCGGGACGGTGTCTGCGACCGGTGCGGCGCCGAGCTGTTCCAGCGCGACGACGACCGGCCGGAGACCATCGCGACCCGGCTGCGCGAGTACGCGGACAAGACCGCGCCGCTGGTGGACTACTACGGCGCCCAGGGCAAGCTGGTCGGCATCGACGCGACCGGCCCGGTCGAGGACGTCACCGTCCGGGCGATCGACGCCCTGCGCTCGTACGGCGGCTGA
- the map gene encoding type I methionyl aminopeptidase has protein sequence MRRQQLDIQLKTPEQIEKMRAAGLVVAAALQRMREAVTPGVSTADLDAIAESVIREAGAVPSFKGYHGFPASICSSVNEQVVHAIPAADQVLRAGDLISIDCGAVLDGWHGDAAITVGVGEVDPALLRMAEVAEDAMWAGIAAAARGAANGRGRLTDISHAVETAVRRGGRYGIVDGYGGHGIGTEMHQDPHVLNHGRPGKGPRLVPGMALAIEPMITMGSPRTVELADGWTVATRDGSVAAHVEHSMALLEDGVWVLTAVDGGRARLGDLVTARQPAGTPAS, from the coding sequence ATGCGCCGCCAGCAGCTGGACATCCAGCTGAAGACTCCCGAGCAGATCGAGAAGATGCGGGCCGCCGGTCTGGTGGTGGCCGCCGCGTTGCAGCGGATGCGCGAGGCGGTGACGCCCGGCGTGAGCACCGCCGACCTCGACGCGATCGCCGAGTCGGTGATCCGGGAGGCGGGCGCGGTGCCCTCCTTCAAGGGCTACCACGGCTTCCCGGCGTCGATCTGCTCCTCGGTGAACGAGCAGGTCGTGCACGCCATCCCCGCGGCGGACCAGGTGCTCCGCGCGGGTGACCTGATCTCCATCGACTGCGGCGCGGTGCTGGACGGCTGGCACGGCGACGCCGCGATCACGGTCGGGGTCGGCGAGGTCGACCCGGCGCTGCTGCGGATGGCCGAGGTGGCCGAGGACGCGATGTGGGCCGGGATCGCGGCGGCGGCCCGGGGCGCGGCGAACGGTCGGGGTCGGCTCACCGACATCTCGCACGCGGTGGAGACGGCGGTCCGCCGGGGCGGCCGGTACGGGATCGTCGACGGCTACGGCGGGCACGGCATCGGCACCGAGATGCACCAGGACCCGCACGTGCTCAACCACGGCCGGCCGGGCAAGGGGCCCCGGCTGGTGCCCGGGATGGCGCTGGCCATCGAGCCGATGATCACGATGGGCTCGCCGCGGACGGTGGAGCTCGCCGACGGCTGGACGGTGGCGACCCGGGACGGGTCGGTCGCGGCGCACGTCGAGCACTCGATGGCGTTGCTGGAGGACGGGGTCTGGGTGCTCACCGCCGTGGACGGCGGCCGGGCCCGCCTGGGCGACCTGGTGACCGCCCGCCAGCCCGCCGGCACGCCGGCTTCCTGA
- a CDS encoding DUF1707 domain-containing protein, producing the protein MERRDGMRAADPDREAVAGRLRVALDEGRLDLHEYDDRLRRTYLARTYGELDALVADLPSPAGGVATGADRGGLASREEAATRSVTARWLAETWESYLTVVAVTVSVWAMVCLLDGRLLYFWPAWVAGPWGAVLLVRTGLGLSRGEPRRWAVEQEGKRRRRAEKRQRKRELRADGRGRDITAGGVTDPPGGVADPPGGVVRGDD; encoded by the coding sequence ATGGAGCGACGTGACGGGATGCGGGCCGCCGACCCGGATCGGGAGGCGGTGGCCGGCCGGTTGCGGGTGGCGCTCGACGAGGGCCGACTGGATCTGCACGAGTACGACGACCGGCTGCGGCGGACGTACCTGGCCCGGACGTACGGCGAGCTGGACGCCCTGGTGGCCGACCTGCCCAGCCCGGCGGGCGGCGTGGCGACCGGCGCGGACCGGGGCGGGTTGGCGTCCCGCGAGGAGGCCGCGACCCGCTCGGTGACGGCGCGGTGGCTGGCGGAGACCTGGGAGTCGTACCTGACGGTGGTGGCGGTCACCGTGTCGGTCTGGGCGATGGTCTGCCTGCTCGACGGTCGACTGCTCTACTTCTGGCCGGCCTGGGTGGCCGGACCGTGGGGCGCGGTCCTGTTGGTGCGGACGGGGCTCGGCCTGTCCCGGGGCGAGCCGCGGCGGTGGGCGGTCGAGCAGGAGGGCAAGCGACGGCGGCGGGCCGAGAAGCGGCAGCGGAAGCGGGAGCTCCGGGCGGACGGACGGGGCCGGGACATCACCGCCGGCGGGGTCACGGATCCGCCGGGAGGGGTCGCCGATCCGCCGGGCGGGGTCGTCCGGGGCGACGACTGA
- the infA gene encoding translation initiation factor IF-1, which yields MPKKDGAIEIEGRVIEPLPNAMFRVELANGHKVLAHISGKMRQHYIRILPEDRVVVELSPYDLTRGRIVYRYK from the coding sequence ATGCCGAAAAAAGACGGAGCCATCGAGATCGAGGGTCGAGTCATCGAGCCCCTACCGAACGCCATGTTCCGGGTGGAGCTCGCGAACGGTCACAAGGTGCTGGCTCACATCAGCGGCAAGATGCGGCAGCACTACATCCGCATCCTGCCGGAGGACCGGGTCGTCGTCGAACTCTCGCCGTACGACCTGACTCGCGGCCGCATCGTCTACCGCTACAAGTAA
- the rpmJ gene encoding 50S ribosomal protein L36 — MKVKPSVKRICNKCRVIRRHGRVMVICTDPRHKQRQG; from the coding sequence GTGAAGGTCAAGCCGAGCGTCAAGAGGATCTGCAACAAGTGCCGGGTGATCCGCCGGCACGGCCGGGTCATGGTCATCTGCACCGACCCGCGCCACAAGCAGCGCCAGGGCTGA
- the rpsM gene encoding 30S ribosomal protein S13: MARLVGVDLPREKRMEIALTYIFGVGRTRALETLAATGISPDKRARDLTDEELVQLRDHIEGNYKVEGDLRREVAADIRRKVEIGCYAGIRHRRGLPVRGQRTRTNARTRKGPKRTVAGKKKPGKK, translated from the coding sequence ATGGCACGTCTAGTCGGCGTCGACCTTCCCCGCGAGAAGCGGATGGAGATCGCGCTCACCTACATCTTCGGCGTGGGCCGCACCCGCGCCCTGGAGACGCTCGCCGCCACCGGCATCTCGCCGGACAAGCGCGCCCGGGACCTCACGGACGAGGAGCTGGTCCAGCTCCGCGACCACATCGAGGGCAACTACAAGGTAGAAGGCGACCTGCGCCGCGAGGTCGCCGCTGACATCCGTCGCAAGGTCGAGATCGGCTGCTACGCGGGTATCCGGCACCGCCGGGGCCTGCCGGTGCGCGGCCAGCGGACGCGGACCAACGCCCGCACCCGCAAGGGCCCGAAGCGGACCGTCGCCGGCAAGAAGAAGCCCGGCAAGAAGTAA
- the rpsK gene encoding 30S ribosomal protein S11, translating into MPPKARAGAAVKKVRRKERKNVAHGQAHIKSTFNNTIVSITDPTGAVISWASAGQVGFKGSRKSTPFAAQLAAEAAARRAMEHGMRKVDVFVKGPGSGRETAIRSLQAVGLEVGQIADVTPQPHNGCRPPKRRRV; encoded by the coding sequence ATGCCACCGAAGGCTCGTGCCGGAGCCGCCGTCAAGAAGGTCCGGCGCAAGGAACGCAAGAACGTCGCCCACGGGCAGGCGCACATCAAGAGCACCTTCAACAACACGATCGTGTCCATCACGGACCCGACCGGCGCGGTCATCTCGTGGGCCTCCGCCGGTCAGGTCGGCTTCAAGGGCTCGCGCAAGTCGACCCCGTTCGCCGCGCAGCTCGCCGCCGAGGCGGCCGCGCGTCGGGCGATGGAGCACGGCATGCGCAAGGTCGACGTCTTTGTGAAGGGCCCCGGCTCCGGCCGGGAGACCGCGATCCGTTCGCTGCAGGCCGTCGGGCTGGAGGTCGGCCAGATCGCCGACGTCACCCCGCAGCCGCACAACGGGTGCCGTCCGCCGAAGCGTCGCCGGGTCTGA
- the rpsD gene encoding 30S ribosomal protein S4: MARYTGADCRRCRREKMKLFLKGSKCDGPKCPFESRPFPPGQHGRGRTKETEYLLQLREKQKARRVYGVLEKQFRGYYEEAVAKQAKTGEILLQILESRLDNVVYRAGYAKSRDMARQLVKHGHFTVNGKKTDIPSFRVKEHDIIEVRGKSKELTPFIVAQAEAGSKSVPAWLEAIPSQMKILVHSLPARQVIDTQVQEQLIVELYSK, encoded by the coding sequence ATGGCTCGTTACACCGGTGCTGACTGCCGCCGTTGCCGGCGGGAGAAGATGAAGCTGTTCCTCAAGGGCAGCAAGTGCGATGGCCCGAAGTGCCCGTTCGAGTCCCGGCCGTTCCCGCCCGGGCAGCACGGCCGCGGCCGGACCAAGGAGACGGAGTACCTGCTCCAGCTCCGCGAGAAGCAGAAGGCCCGCCGGGTGTACGGCGTGCTGGAGAAGCAGTTCCGCGGTTACTACGAGGAGGCCGTGGCCAAGCAGGCCAAGACCGGCGAGATCCTCCTCCAGATCCTGGAGTCGCGGCTCGACAACGTGGTCTACCGGGCCGGCTACGCCAAGTCCCGGGACATGGCCCGCCAGCTCGTCAAGCACGGGCACTTCACGGTCAACGGGAAGAAGACCGACATCCCGTCGTTCCGCGTGAAGGAGCACGACATCATCGAGGTCCGGGGCAAGAGCAAGGAGCTCACCCCGTTCATCGTGGCCCAGGCCGAGGCCGGCTCGAAGTCCGTGCCGGCGTGGCTGGAGGCCATCCCCAGCCAGATGAAGATCCTGGTGCACTCGCTCCCGGCCCGGCAGGTCATCGACACGCAGGTCCAGGAGCAGCTGATCGTCGAGCTCTACTCCAAGTAG
- a CDS encoding DNA-directed RNA polymerase subunit alpha, producing the protein MLISQRPTLSEESINETRSRFTIEPLEPGFGYTLGNSLRRTLLSSIPGAAVTSIKIDGVLHEFTTIPGVKEDVVELVMNIKELCVSSEHDEPVSMYLRKQGPGDVTAGDIQPPAGVSVHNPDLKLATLNGKGRLDMELTVERGRGYVTAAQNKQAGAEIGRIPVDSIYSPVLKVTYRVEATRVEQRTDFDRLIIDVETKPSMGPRTALASAGSTLVELFGLARELDETAEGIDIGPSPQDAQLAADLALPIEELDLTVRSYNCLKREGINTVGELIGRTEADLLDIRNFGQKSIDEVKMKLAGMGLGLKDSAPNFDPAHVVDTFGEADYDTDDYRETEQL; encoded by the coding sequence ATGCTCATCAGTCAGCGACCGACCCTCTCCGAAGAGTCGATCAACGAGACCCGGTCCCGGTTCACCATCGAGCCGCTGGAGCCCGGCTTCGGCTACACCCTCGGCAACTCGCTGCGGCGTACGCTGCTGTCGTCCATCCCGGGCGCGGCGGTGACCTCGATCAAGATCGACGGGGTGCTGCACGAGTTCACCACGATCCCCGGCGTCAAGGAGGACGTGGTCGAGCTCGTCATGAACATCAAGGAGCTGTGCGTCAGCTCCGAGCACGACGAGCCGGTCAGCATGTACCTGCGCAAGCAGGGTCCGGGCGACGTGACCGCGGGCGACATCCAGCCCCCGGCCGGCGTCTCGGTGCACAACCCGGACCTCAAGCTCGCCACCCTCAACGGCAAGGGCCGGCTCGACATGGAGCTGACCGTCGAGCGGGGTCGCGGCTACGTCACCGCCGCGCAGAACAAGCAGGCCGGCGCCGAGATCGGCCGGATCCCGGTCGACTCGATCTACTCGCCGGTGCTGAAGGTGACGTACCGCGTCGAGGCGACCCGGGTCGAGCAGCGGACCGACTTCGACCGGCTGATCATCGACGTCGAGACCAAGCCGTCGATGGGCCCGCGTACCGCGCTGGCCTCCGCCGGCTCGACGCTGGTGGAGCTGTTCGGGCTGGCCCGGGAGCTGGACGAGACCGCCGAGGGCATCGACATCGGGCCGTCCCCGCAGGACGCCCAGCTCGCGGCGGACCTGGCGCTGCCGATCGAGGAGCTGGACCTGACCGTCCGCTCCTACAACTGCCTCAAGCGCGAGGGCATCAACACCGTGGGTGAGCTGATCGGGCGCACCGAGGCCGACCTCCTCGACATCCGCAATTTCGGTCAGAAGTCGATCGACGAGGTCAAGATGAAGCTCGCCGGGATGGGGCTGGGTCTGAAGGACTCCGCGCCCAACTTCGACCCGGCACACGTCGTGGACACCTTCGGCGAGGCTGACTACGACACCGACGACTACCGCGAGACCGAGCAGCTGTAA
- the rplQ gene encoding 50S ribosomal protein L17 — protein sequence MPTPTKGARLGGSPAHERLMLANLAMSLFQHGKIKTTETRARRLRPLAEQLITKAKRGDLASRRRVLAVVKDKDVVYTLFDQIAPRYANRPGGYTRIVKTGPRKGDAAPMAIIELVEELQVAEPKANKKTAARKAAQQDKVEALAPTEEAPQAKADDQDAEAPVSASGDTPAAREDSDEAGENDKA from the coding sequence ATGCCCACGCCCACGAAGGGCGCCCGCCTCGGCGGCAGCCCCGCGCACGAGCGGCTGATGCTGGCCAACCTGGCCATGTCGCTGTTCCAGCACGGCAAGATCAAGACCACCGAGACGAGGGCCCGGCGGCTGCGTCCGCTCGCGGAGCAGCTCATCACCAAGGCCAAGCGTGGTGACCTGGCCTCCCGTCGGCGGGTGCTCGCCGTCGTCAAGGACAAGGACGTGGTCTACACCCTGTTCGACCAGATCGCGCCCCGGTACGCCAACCGTCCCGGTGGCTACACCCGGATCGTGAAGACCGGTCCGCGCAAGGGTGACGCCGCGCCGATGGCGATCATCGAGCTGGTCGAGGAGCTTCAGGTCGCCGAGCCGAAGGCGAACAAGAAGACCGCCGCCCGCAAGGCCGCGCAGCAGGACAAGGTCGAGGCGCTCGCGCCGACCGAGGAGGCCCCGCAGGCCAAGGCCGACGACCAGGACGCCGAGGCGCCCGTCTCGGCCTCGGGGGACACCCCGGCCGCCCGTGAGGACAGCGACGAGGCCGGCGAGAACGACAAGGCCTGA
- the truA gene encoding tRNA pseudouridine(38-40) synthase TruA: MDERIRLRLDVAYDGTGFSGWAAQPQRRTAAGVLVATLDQILGAGVATGLTVAGRTDAGVHASGQVCHLDLPAQVWRAYAGSLLRRLARVLPTDLRVRALTEAPADFDARFSATFRRYEYRVTDAPWGAEPLRRHEVLAWPRPLDLTALEQAAAGLVGEHDFAAYCKRKEHATTLREVTRLDWRRDPDGLLVATVQADAFCQAMVRSLVGAMLSAGDGRRPVDWPAGLLTRRERSSEVTVAPAHGLTLVAVGYPDDPAEYARRADLTRRLRVPAAS; this comes from the coding sequence GTGGACGAACGGATCCGGCTGCGGCTGGACGTCGCGTACGACGGCACGGGGTTCTCCGGGTGGGCCGCGCAGCCGCAGCGGCGCACGGCGGCCGGGGTGCTCGTCGCGACGCTGGACCAGATCCTCGGCGCGGGCGTCGCGACCGGCCTGACCGTGGCCGGGCGGACCGACGCCGGGGTGCACGCCTCCGGCCAGGTCTGCCACCTCGACCTGCCCGCGCAGGTGTGGCGGGCGTATGCCGGCTCGCTGCTGCGCCGGCTGGCCCGGGTGCTCCCGACGGACCTGCGGGTCCGGGCGCTGACCGAGGCGCCGGCCGACTTCGACGCCCGGTTCTCGGCGACCTTCCGCCGGTACGAGTACCGGGTCACCGACGCCCCGTGGGGGGCCGAGCCGCTGCGCCGGCACGAGGTGCTGGCCTGGCCCCGGCCGTTGGACCTGACCGCGCTGGAGCAGGCGGCGGCCGGGCTGGTCGGCGAGCACGACTTCGCGGCGTACTGCAAACGCAAGGAGCACGCGACCACGCTGCGCGAGGTGACCCGGCTGGACTGGCGACGCGACCCGGACGGCCTGCTGGTGGCCACGGTGCAGGCCGACGCGTTCTGCCAGGCGATGGTCCGGAGTCTGGTCGGTGCGATGCTGTCCGCCGGGGACGGCCGGCGGCCCGTCGACTGGCCGGCGGGCCTGCTGACCCGGCGGGAACGGTCCAGCGAGGTGACCGTCGCGCCCGCGCACGGGCTGACCCTGGTCGCCGTGGGCTACCCGGACGACCCGGCCGAGTACGCCCGCCGCGCCGACCTGACCCGGCGGCTGCGCGTACCGGCCGCGTCCTGA
- a CDS encoding methyltransferase: MTADHYFSPHPGSPSPPRAVEFNVAGRDYTLDSAGGVFSADRLDPGTAVLLRKADLPDAGTAGALLDLGCGFGPITCVLTTHAPTATVWAVDVNERARRLTTDNAARVGAADRVRVVEPDDVPDGLTFAQLWSNPPIRIGKDELHALLRRWLPRLAPDGVGWLVVARHLGGDSLHRWLTEQGWQVHRHASQKGYRVLRVTR, encoded by the coding sequence GTGACCGCCGACCACTACTTCAGCCCGCATCCCGGCAGCCCGTCCCCACCGCGTGCGGTCGAGTTCAACGTCGCCGGTCGGGACTACACACTGGACTCGGCGGGCGGGGTCTTCTCCGCCGACCGGCTCGACCCCGGCACCGCCGTCCTGCTGCGCAAGGCCGACCTGCCCGACGCGGGCACCGCCGGGGCGCTGCTCGACCTCGGGTGCGGCTTCGGGCCGATCACCTGCGTGCTGACCACCCACGCGCCGACGGCCACCGTCTGGGCGGTCGACGTCAACGAACGCGCCCGGCGGCTGACCACGGACAACGCCGCCCGGGTCGGCGCCGCCGACCGGGTCCGGGTGGTCGAGCCGGACGACGTGCCGGACGGGCTGACGTTCGCGCAGCTCTGGTCCAACCCGCCGATCCGGATCGGCAAGGACGAGCTGCACGCCCTGCTGCGCCGGTGGCTGCCCCGGCTCGCCCCGGACGGGGTCGGCTGGCTGGTGGTGGCCCGCCACCTCGGCGGCGACTCGCTGCACCGCTGGCTCACCGAGCAGGGCTGGCAGGTCCACCGGCACGCCAGCCAGAAGGGCTACCGGGTGCTGCGGGTCACCCGGTAA